GGCCGCCGGGAGAGGGAATCTCCTTTATCGGCAAGCGGTCTGGAACGCGAAAACGGCTGCCCGACGCTGAGTCGCGTCGTGACAGCCGTTTCCGAGGGGTGAGCGAGGGGACTTGAACCCCCGACCTCCAGGGCCACAACCTGGCGCTCTAACCGACTGAGCTACGCCCACCGTAAGTCAAACACACCGACAGCCTTCCAGCGCGCCAGGCTGGGCTCGAACCAGCGACCTACGGCTTAGAAGGCCGTTGCTCTATCCAACTGAGCTACTGGCGCACAGTCGGGGCGCCCGGATTCGAACCGGGGACCTCCTGCTCCCAAAGCAGGCGCGCTAACCGGACTGCGCCACGCCCCGGTTGACCGGGAGCGGTGTAAGTTAGCCAATACATAGGTTTGCGTCAACCCCGCGGCCGCAATGCGGACACCCCGGCGCGCGCGGTTTTGCCGCCGTCCTCACCCCACGGCGGCGCGCTGCTTCCGGTGCAGGTCGGCGGTGCAGCCGGTGGTCAGGCGCACCAACTCGTACAGCTGCTCGGGGGTGAAGTGGCTGCGCTCGCCGGTGCCCTGGATCTCGATGATCCCGCCGGACTCGCGCGCCACCAGGTTGAGGTCCACCTCCGCGCGCGAGTCTTCGGAGTAGTCGAGGTCCAGCAGGAGCCGGCCGTCCACCACGCCCGCGCTCACCGCGGCCACGAACTCGCGGAAGGGCGACGGCGCCCCCGTCCTCCCGGCCAGCCAGGCGCAGGCGTCGTACAGGGCGACGGCGCCGCCGGTGATCGAGGCCGTGCGGGTGCCGCCGTCGGCCTGGAGGACGTCGCAGTCGACGGTGACCTGCCACTCGCCCATGGCCGCCAGGTCCACGCAGGCGCGCAAGCTGCGGCCGATCAGGCGCTGGATCTCCTGGGTGCGGCCGCCCACCTGGCCGCGCTCGCGGCGGTTGCGGGTGTTGGTCGCCCGCGGGAGCATGGAGTACTCGGCGGTGACCCACCCCTCGCCGCTGCCCTTGCGCCAGGGGGGGACGCCCTGCTCCACCGAGGCCGTGCAGAGGACCCGCGTGCGCCCGGCGGTGACCAGGCACGACCCTTCCGCGTACATCGCCGCGCCGCGCTCCAGGGCCAGGGGGCGCGCCTCTTCCGGCCGCCGTCCGTCCGCCCTTGCCGCTCCCTCACCCATCCTGCTCCCCCTGACGCACGCGTTCCAGGATCGAGGTGGTCGAGCGCCCGGGGACGAGCGGCGCCACCACCACGCGCCCCCCGGCGGCCTCCACCTCGGCGGCCCCGACGATGTCTTCCTTCCGGTAGTCGCCGCCCTTGACCAGCACGTCGGGGAGGAGGGCGGCCACCAGCTCGCGCGGGGTGTCCTCGTCGAAGAGGGTGACGTAGTCCACCGCGGCGAGCCCCGCCAGCACGTAGGCGCGGTCGTCCTGCGGGTTCACCGGCCGCCCCGGGCCTTTCCCCAGGCGGCGCGCCGAGTCGTCCGTGTTCACCCCCACCACCAGCACGTCGCCGAGCGCGCGGGCACGGGCCAGGTACTCGACGTGGCCGCGGTGCAGCACGTCGAAGACGCCGTTGGTGAAGACGACCTTCGCCGCGCGCGGACGCCGGAGCCGCTCCAGCAGCTCGCCGCGGGAGACGACCTTCGCCGCCGGATCGGCCGGGGTCACGGCGCGGCGGGCTCGGGGACCACGGGCGCCATGCCGCGGACGCGGGCGAGGATGCGGTCCGCGCCCATCTCCACCAGCCGCGCGGCCAGGCGGCGGCCGAGCGCGGCGGCGTCTTCCGGCGACACCGCCCCGGACCCGGACTCCGCCTCGAACGGGAGGCACTCGGAGTCGCGCAGCACGCTCTCGCCCTCCACGTCGGCCACCAGGCCGTGGAGCGTCAGGCCGTCCTCGTCGGCGTGGGCCAGCGCGCCGATCGGGATCTGGCAGCCGCCTTCCAGCGCGGCCAGGAAGGCGCGCTCGGCGGCGGTGCAGGCGGAGGTGAAGGGGTCGTGGAAGCCGCCGAGGAGTCCGCGGACCCGCTCGTCGCCCGCGCGGCAGACGACGCCCAGCGCCCCCTGCCCCACCGCCGGGAGCCACTCGGCAGGGTCGAGGTATGCGGCAATGCGGTCCGCCCAGCCCAGGCGCAGCACGCCGGCGGCGGCCAGGACGATGGCGTCGTAGTCGCCGCGGTCGAGCTTCGCCAGGCG
This sequence is a window from Longimicrobium sp.. Protein-coding genes within it:
- the rph gene encoding ribonuclease PH, which codes for MGEGAARADGRRPEEARPLALERGAAMYAEGSCLVTAGRTRVLCTASVEQGVPPWRKGSGEGWVTAEYSMLPRATNTRNRRERGQVGGRTQEIQRLIGRSLRACVDLAAMGEWQVTVDCDVLQADGGTRTASITGGAVALYDACAWLAGRTGAPSPFREFVAAVSAGVVDGRLLLDLDYSEDSRAEVDLNLVARESGGIIEIQGTGERSHFTPEQLYELVRLTTGCTADLHRKQRAAVG
- the rfaE2 gene encoding D-glycero-beta-D-manno-heptose 1-phosphate adenylyltransferase, with translation MTPADPAAKVVSRGELLERLRRPRAAKVVFTNGVFDVLHRGHVEYLARARALGDVLVVGVNTDDSARRLGKGPGRPVNPQDDRAYVLAGLAAVDYVTLFDEDTPRELVAALLPDVLVKGGDYRKEDIVGAAEVEAAGGRVVVAPLVPGRSTTSILERVRQGEQDG
- the hemC gene encoding hydroxymethylbilane synthase; this encodes MTRGPSGGSAGSGAAPIRIASRGSELALWQARAVEAAVRAADPSAAVEIAVVKTTGDRITDVPLAKIGDKGLFTKEIDAALLAGEADLAVHSLKDVPTRVPDGLEIAAIGRREDPRDVLILPPGQTGSLAALPPGARVGTSSLRRRAQLRALRPDLEVLDLRGNLNTRLAKLDRGDYDAIVLAAAGVLRLGWADRIAAYLDPAEWLPAVGQGALGVVCRAGDERVRGLLGGFHDPFTSACTAAERAFLAALEGGCQIPIGALAHADEDGLTLHGLVADVEGESVLRDSECLPFEAESGSGAVSPEDAAALGRRLAARLVEMGADRILARVRGMAPVVPEPAAP